In a single window of the Mucilaginibacter defluvii genome:
- a CDS encoding Gfo/Idh/MocA family oxidoreductase, with protein MKSIKLTFLFLIVLLLGIRNDISAQQHKLNVVVAGLSHDHVHNIMNQYRKGEVEISAIAEPDKKLWQKYRKLYNLPENIFYSDLKQALSNRKPDAVLGYNPVAQHVDVVEICAPMHIPVMVEKPLAANLAQAQRIKLLADKYKIKVLTNYETTWYNSFKEVYDLAKKDSLGIIRKMVVHDGHKGPREIGCSEEFLSWLTDPVLNGAGALNDFGCYGANLMTWIMNGQKPIAVTAVARHYKPDVYPKVEDDATILVEYPNAVGQIEASWNWPFNIKDWEIFGSTGYVHAFDGDKLQVRLSENKNSNRKATPLASPYNDPLVYLAAVLDGKIDDSHDQASLTYNMIVMQILDAAKRSISQGERIIL; from the coding sequence ATGAAATCAATAAAATTAACCTTCCTGTTTTTAATTGTTTTGCTGCTCGGAATCAGGAATGATATTAGCGCACAACAACACAAACTGAACGTGGTTGTGGCAGGCCTGTCTCATGACCATGTGCACAACATCATGAATCAGTACCGCAAGGGCGAAGTAGAGATCAGCGCCATAGCGGAGCCTGACAAAAAGCTTTGGCAAAAATATCGCAAGCTTTACAACCTGCCCGAAAACATTTTTTATAGCGACCTGAAGCAGGCGCTAAGCAACCGTAAACCGGATGCTGTTCTGGGTTATAACCCGGTTGCGCAGCATGTTGACGTTGTAGAAATTTGCGCGCCGATGCATATTCCGGTTATGGTTGAGAAGCCTTTGGCAGCAAACCTCGCGCAGGCACAACGTATCAAATTACTTGCCGACAAGTACAAAATAAAAGTACTTACCAATTATGAAACAACTTGGTATAACTCATTTAAAGAGGTATACGATCTGGCAAAAAAAGACAGCCTGGGTATCATACGTAAAATGGTGGTACATGATGGGCATAAAGGCCCGCGCGAAATAGGCTGTAGTGAGGAGTTTTTGAGCTGGCTTACTGACCCTGTTCTTAACGGCGCGGGTGCGCTTAATGATTTTGGATGCTATGGCGCCAACTTGATGACCTGGATCATGAATGGCCAAAAACCCATAGCGGTAACAGCCGTTGCCCGGCATTATAAGCCTGATGTATATCCTAAGGTTGAGGATGATGCTACTATTTTGGTGGAGTACCCAAACGCCGTAGGGCAAATAGAAGCCTCATGGAACTGGCCTTTTAACATTAAGGACTGGGAGATATTTGGCAGTACCGGCTATGTGCATGCTTTCGACGGTGATAAACTACAGGTGCGCTTGAGCGAAAATAAAAACAGCAACCGCAAAGCTACTCCGTTAGCATCGCCCTATAACGATCCGCTGGTATACCTGGCCGCGGTGCTTGATGGAAAAATTGATGATTCGCACGATCAGGCATCGCTGACATATAATATGATTGTAATGCAGATACTTGACGCTGCAAAGCGATCAATAAGCCAGGGAGAACGAATTATTTTGTAG
- a CDS encoding STAS/SEC14 domain-containing protein yields MLKQIDELPGHVLGVHAKGCVTRRDIKTVLEPAVDNFVKIYGGLNYILLAESSIWDYTTGAMFAYLFLIIKYYTKWNKVAVVADDKGVQMFTAVFRFLIPGVSKRFQFKQMDKAIQWIAKKDH; encoded by the coding sequence ATGTTAAAACAGATAGACGAGTTGCCCGGCCATGTACTTGGTGTGCATGCAAAGGGATGTGTCACCAGGCGGGACATTAAAACAGTATTGGAGCCCGCTGTTGACAACTTTGTGAAGATTTACGGTGGCTTAAATTATATTTTATTAGCCGAAAGTAGTATTTGGGATTATACTACAGGCGCCATGTTCGCTTATCTGTTTTTGATTATTAAGTACTACACCAAATGGAATAAGGTGGCGGTGGTAGCTGACGACAAGGGAGTACAGATGTTTACAGCAGTGTTTCGCTTTCTGATCCCGGGAGTTTCAAAACGATTTCAATTTAAACAGATGGATAAGGCCATTCAATGGATAGCAAAAAAGGATCATTAA
- a CDS encoding polysaccharide deacetylase family protein, with protein sequence MLKQFIAITCFAGLGLMACQSVSNNNLTADSTSKNDTAATDTIKAVHAKAADAATILSRPQVPIICYHQIRNWRPRDSKTAKDYIVEPENFKSHIKMLADSGYHTVLPDQLYDYLVYGKALPSKPVMLTFDDTDLDQFTIAAPELKKYGYKAVYFIMTVSIGRPNYMNSQQIKELSDAGNVIGSHTWDHHNFKKLKGEDWLIQLDKPTKRLEEITGRKIEYFAYPFGLWNKEGLPELKSRGFKLAFQLAEKRDQEDPLYTVRRILGSGYWSAKTLHNSMKNSF encoded by the coding sequence ATGCTTAAGCAATTTATTGCTATCACCTGTTTTGCCGGTTTGGGGCTTATGGCCTGCCAGTCGGTATCTAATAATAACCTGACTGCGGACAGTACGTCTAAAAACGATACTGCCGCTACTGATACCATTAAAGCGGTGCATGCTAAGGCAGCCGACGCCGCTACTATACTTTCAAGGCCGCAGGTACCTATCATTTGTTATCACCAGATCAGAAACTGGCGCCCGCGCGATTCAAAAACCGCCAAGGATTACATTGTTGAACCGGAAAACTTTAAGTCGCATATAAAAATGCTGGCTGACAGCGGTTACCACACTGTATTGCCAGATCAGCTTTATGATTACCTGGTTTATGGCAAAGCATTACCCTCAAAACCGGTGATGCTCACGTTTGACGATACTGACCTTGATCAGTTCACTATTGCCGCACCCGAGCTTAAAAAGTATGGTTACAAAGCGGTATACTTTATCATGACGGTATCAATAGGTCGGCCGAACTACATGAACAGCCAGCAAATAAAGGAACTTTCAGACGCGGGTAACGTAATTGGCAGCCATACATGGGATCACCACAATTTTAAAAAGTTGAAGGGCGAAGATTGGCTTATCCAGCTCGACAAACCAACAAAACGGCTGGAAGAAATAACCGGGCGTAAAATTGAATACTTCGCTTATCCTTTCGGACTATGGAACAAAGAGGGTTTGCCTGAATTAAAAAGCCGCGGTTTTAAACTGGCGTTTCAGCTTGCCGAAAAACGCGACCAGGAAGACCCTTTGTACACCGTTCGCCGTATATTAGGCAGTGGCTACTGGAGCGCTAAAACACTGCACAACAGCATGAAGAATAGCTTTTAA
- a CDS encoding GAF domain-containing sensor histidine kinase: MQAQKLPVPANEMERVIELSEYDIDYGAMQEQFKDLTTLAAKIAGTEVSLVNLIDSYTSWTIARHGLPVEQLPREETVCQYTISGDDNFEITNLTEDDRFKNKSYVSGAPNLKYYFGVPLRTANGNNLGALCLMDAETRQLSPEKIEMLKIIAGEIVNRLQVYKTLQELKQNANEALESKKRVAHDIRGPVGGIIGLARVISEQGNENNMEEVLEFINLIYKSGNSILELADEILSNDLPTSAKALGANEYNQLMLKDKLEKLYAPQALNKGIHLTITTDSGTEAVPFSKNKLLQIIGNIISNAIKFTPRGGGVSVSFGLQLGTNQNTLLFTVADNGVGMQPEKIASILSGEGETTHGTAGEQGYGFGLSLVKHLIDSLKGSLDITSTPGSGSVFSVKIPQGKVS; the protein is encoded by the coding sequence ATGCAAGCTCAAAAGTTACCGGTACCTGCGAATGAAATGGAGAGGGTTATTGAACTTTCTGAATATGATATTGATTACGGAGCGATGCAAGAACAGTTTAAAGACTTAACCACCCTGGCTGCTAAGATTGCCGGGACGGAAGTTTCGTTAGTAAACCTGATCGATTCATACACTTCGTGGACAATTGCAAGGCACGGACTACCGGTGGAGCAGTTACCCCGCGAAGAAACAGTATGCCAGTATACCATCTCGGGTGATGATAATTTCGAAATAACTAACCTTACTGAGGACGATCGTTTTAAAAATAAATCATACGTTAGCGGCGCACCTAATTTGAAGTACTATTTTGGAGTGCCGTTGAGAACAGCCAATGGAAACAACCTTGGTGCTTTATGTCTGATGGATGCCGAAACGAGACAGCTTAGTCCGGAAAAGATTGAAATGCTGAAAATTATCGCGGGTGAAATAGTTAACCGTTTGCAGGTTTATAAAACCTTGCAGGAACTTAAACAAAACGCCAACGAGGCGCTGGAAAGCAAAAAGCGGGTAGCGCATGATATACGCGGGCCTGTTGGCGGAATCATCGGCTTAGCCCGCGTGATTAGCGAGCAGGGAAACGAAAACAATATGGAAGAGGTTCTGGAGTTTATCAACCTCATTTATAAGAGCGGAAACTCCATACTCGAACTGGCGGATGAAATTCTTAGTAATGACTTGCCTACGTCAGCTAAAGCCCTAGGAGCCAATGAATATAACCAACTAATGCTTAAGGACAAGCTGGAGAAATTATATGCGCCTCAAGCACTTAACAAAGGTATTCACCTTACCATAACTACAGACTCGGGGACTGAAGCTGTTCCTTTTTCTAAGAATAAGCTTTTGCAGATCATAGGCAATATCATCTCAAACGCTATAAAGTTTACGCCTCGTGGTGGCGGGGTTTCGGTAAGTTTTGGTTTGCAATTAGGCACCAATCAAAACACCTTGTTATTTACCGTGGCCGATAACGGGGTAGGTATGCAGCCTGAAAAAATCGCGTCCATACTATCCGGCGAGGGTGAAACCACACACGGTACTGCCGGCGAGCAAGGCTACGGTTTTGGCCTATCGCTTGTAAAACATTTAATTGACAGCCTGAAAGGCTCGCTGGATATTACTTCTACACCGGGCAGTGGCAGCGTTTTTAGTGTTAAGATTCCGCAGGGCAAGGTGTCGTAA
- a CDS encoding lysophospholipid acyltransferase family protein, translated as MINKGLSYIGIGFLYLVSLLPFWFLYLIADVLFVVIYYITGYRRKVVQQNLRNAFPEKSDEERCKIERDFFRYFADLIVEIIKGITLSERQINKRIKILNVNLINSYFEQGRNVIGAVGHYGNWEMSALSLGVITDKPRLIVYKPLSNKIFERFFIHVRSRFGATLVAMKNTLRKLSEMRRQVSITVLVADQTPVQHEAQYFTTFLNQPTAVFLGVEKLSKMMDAVVVFCDIKRVKRGYYTCTFVPLAEHPKQTAEYEVTELHVKYLENMIRQQPQYWLWTHRRWKFKPEDKH; from the coding sequence ATGATAAACAAAGGGCTTTCATATATCGGTATCGGTTTTTTATACCTGGTATCGTTATTGCCTTTTTGGTTTTTGTATCTTATTGCCGATGTGCTTTTTGTAGTAATATACTATATTACAGGGTACAGGCGCAAGGTGGTGCAGCAAAATTTACGGAACGCTTTCCCCGAGAAGAGTGATGAGGAGCGGTGTAAAATAGAGCGTGATTTTTTTCGCTATTTTGCTGATCTGATCGTTGAGATCATCAAGGGCATCACCCTTTCAGAACGGCAAATTAATAAGCGTATTAAAATTTTAAATGTAAACCTGATCAACAGTTACTTTGAGCAGGGACGAAACGTGATAGGAGCAGTGGGGCATTATGGTAATTGGGAAATGTCGGCCTTGAGCCTGGGGGTAATTACGGATAAACCCCGGCTGATTGTTTATAAGCCATTGAGCAACAAAATTTTTGAACGGTTTTTTATTCATGTACGGTCGAGGTTTGGAGCTACGCTGGTGGCGATGAAAAATACCCTGCGCAAACTGAGTGAGATGCGCAGGCAAGTTTCAATAACGGTTTTAGTGGCCGATCAAACACCCGTGCAGCACGAGGCGCAGTACTTTACCACCTTTTTAAACCAGCCAACGGCCGTTTTTTTAGGCGTTGAAAAGCTGTCGAAAATGATGGACGCCGTAGTGGTTTTTTGTGATATAAAGCGGGTGAAAAGAGGGTATTATACTTGTACCTTTGTGCCACTTGCCGAACATCCCAAACAAACGGCAGAATATGAGGTTACTGAACTTCACGTAAAATATTTAGAGAACATGATAAGGCAACAGCCGCAATACTGGCTTTGGACGCACAGGCGCTGGAAATTTAAGCCGGAGGATAAGCATTAA
- a CDS encoding glycosyltransferase family 2 protein — MNYIPKVAAVILNWNGLAHIQQFLPSVMASTWQNLEIVLGDNGSTDGSVEWVASVYPSVTIIRNEENYGFTGGYNRVLEKVDADYFILLNSDIEVQPGWIEPVIALMESDELIAAAAPKILSYADKKMFEHAGAAGGFIDHFGYPFCRGRIFYEIEEDRGQYDQSGEVFWASGAALFIKRKCWRESGGFDERFFAHMEEIDLCWRLKNMGYKVMYCAESTVYHVGGGTLNAENPFKTYLNFRNNLLLLKNNLPFGRATFVIGLRFWLDLLALFRFLGEGKRKDAWAVSKAHQNFVRQLFRSSNHKGEKKGSVKSLTGMYKGSIVSAFFVGKKHRFTDISPEFFYK; from the coding sequence ATGAATTATATACCTAAAGTTGCCGCTGTTATTTTAAACTGGAACGGCCTTGCGCATATACAGCAATTTTTGCCTTCGGTAATGGCCTCTACATGGCAGAATCTTGAAATAGTACTGGGCGACAATGGCTCAACCGATGGTTCGGTTGAATGGGTAGCAAGCGTTTATCCGTCAGTAACCATAATCCGGAATGAAGAAAACTATGGCTTTACCGGTGGTTATAACCGCGTTTTAGAAAAAGTAGACGCCGATTATTTTATACTCCTGAATTCGGACATTGAAGTGCAGCCTGGCTGGATAGAGCCTGTAATAGCTTTAATGGAAAGCGATGAACTTATTGCCGCGGCGGCGCCGAAAATACTTTCGTATGCCGATAAAAAGATGTTTGAACATGCCGGGGCGGCCGGCGGTTTTATTGACCATTTTGGTTACCCGTTTTGCCGCGGACGAATATTTTACGAGATAGAAGAGGATAGGGGACAGTACGATCAATCAGGTGAGGTGTTCTGGGCATCCGGTGCGGCACTGTTTATCAAGAGAAAGTGCTGGCGGGAATCCGGCGGGTTTGATGAGCGCTTTTTTGCCCACATGGAAGAGATTGATCTTTGCTGGCGTTTGAAAAATATGGGTTATAAAGTAATGTACTGTGCCGAATCAACCGTTTACCATGTCGGCGGCGGCACTTTAAATGCTGAAAACCCTTTTAAAACTTATCTTAACTTCCGCAACAACCTGTTGCTGTTAAAAAATAACCTGCCGTTTGGCCGGGCAACATTTGTAATTGGCCTGCGTTTTTGGCTTGACCTGTTGGCGCTTTTCCGGTTTTTAGGCGAGGGTAAACGTAAGGACGCTTGGGCGGTAAGCAAAGCGCATCAAAATTTTGTGCGGCAGCTATTTAGATCATCTAACCATAAAGGAGAAAAGAAGGGGAGTGTTAAATCTCTTACCGGCATGTATAAAGGCAGTATAGTATCAGCATTTTTTGTGGGGAAAAAACACAGGTTTACTGATATATCTCCGGAATTCTTTTACAAGTAG
- the ruvB gene encoding Holliday junction branch migration DNA helicase RuvB yields the protein MNENLDPARERLSPAERDIEKVLRPQVFEDFTGQHKILANLKIFVQAARQRGEALDHVLLHGPPGLGKTTLSHIIANEMGVGIKITSGPVLDKPGDLAGLLTNLETGDILFIDEIHRLSPLVEEYLYSAMEDFKIDIMLESGPNARSVQISLNPFTLVGATTRSGLLTAPLRARFGINARLEYYDAKLLTTILMRSSSILRTEITETGAYEIARRSRGTPRIANALLRRTRDFAQIKGNGNIDTEIARYALNALNVDEHGLDEMDNKILATIIDKFKGGPVGVKTIATAVGEDEGTIEEVYEPFLIQEGFLMRTTRGREVTETAYKHLGKIKPGGTPSLF from the coding sequence ATGAACGAGAATCTTGACCCGGCACGAGAGCGTTTAAGTCCGGCGGAGCGTGATATTGAAAAAGTGTTACGCCCGCAGGTATTTGAAGATTTTACCGGCCAGCATAAAATATTAGCCAATTTAAAAATATTTGTACAGGCGGCCCGCCAGCGCGGCGAGGCGCTTGACCATGTTTTGCTGCACGGCCCACCGGGATTAGGTAAAACTACTCTATCGCACATCATTGCTAACGAAATGGGCGTTGGCATCAAAATAACTTCGGGCCCCGTGCTTGATAAACCGGGCGACCTGGCCGGGTTACTTACGAACCTTGAAACCGGGGATATTTTGTTTATTGATGAAATACACCGGCTCAGTCCGCTTGTTGAGGAGTATCTCTACTCGGCAATGGAAGATTTTAAGATTGACATTATGCTGGAAAGTGGCCCCAATGCGCGATCGGTACAAATATCACTTAATCCTTTTACGCTTGTCGGAGCTACTACGCGTTCAGGCTTGCTTACCGCGCCGTTGAGAGCAAGGTTTGGAATAAACGCCCGCCTTGAATATTACGATGCCAAGCTATTAACCACTATCCTGATGCGCTCGTCATCTATTTTGCGTACCGAGATTACCGAAACCGGTGCTTATGAAATAGCGCGCCGTAGCCGCGGTACCCCACGTATAGCTAACGCGCTGCTACGGCGCACGCGTGACTTTGCGCAAATAAAAGGCAACGGTAACATAGATACCGAGATCGCCCGCTACGCGCTAAATGCGCTTAATGTTGACGAACATGGCCTTGACGAAATGGACAACAAAATACTGGCAACAATTATCGATAAATTTAAAGGCGGCCCCGTAGGAGTAAAAACAATTGCTACCGCAGTTGGTGAAGATGAGGGCACCATCGAGGAGGTTTATGAGCCCTTTTTAATACAGGAAGGATTTTTAATGCGCACAACTCGTGGGCGTGAAGTAACAGAAACAGCTTACAAACATCTCGGCAAAATTAAGCCTGGTGGCACACCATCGTTATTCTAA
- a CDS encoding WbqC family protein, which translates to MIDKGAVLPLFYLPPVSYFTQLNKHKPDVWMEREEHFPKQTYRNRANIYSPDGILSLVVPVIKGSKNHTKIKDVRISYDFNWQRLHWMSLQACYRRSAYFEFYEDDFAPFYEKKVDYLFDYNQQVLELLLKLVKIKTALKFTESYEAQYPGVADVRESIHPKKGLITDNKPYFQVFEERKGFMPDLSIVDLLFNQGPQAQFYI; encoded by the coding sequence ATGATCGATAAAGGCGCAGTTCTTCCCTTGTTTTATCTACCACCGGTATCATACTTTACCCAACTTAATAAGCATAAACCCGATGTATGGATGGAACGTGAGGAGCATTTCCCTAAGCAAACCTACCGTAACCGCGCTAATATATATTCGCCTGATGGTATTTTGAGTCTGGTAGTGCCTGTTATTAAAGGGTCAAAAAATCACACAAAAATAAAGGATGTACGCATCAGCTACGATTTTAACTGGCAGCGCTTGCACTGGATGAGCCTGCAAGCCTGTTACCGCCGCTCAGCTTATTTTGAATTTTATGAGGATGATTTCGCGCCGTTTTACGAGAAAAAAGTTGATTATTTATTTGATTATAATCAGCAAGTATTGGAGTTGCTGTTGAAGCTGGTCAAAATAAAAACCGCTCTGAAATTCACTGAAAGCTACGAAGCACAATATCCGGGTGTTGCTGACGTGCGTGAAAGCATTCATCCTAAAAAAGGATTGATTACCGATAATAAACCCTACTTTCAGGTTTTTGAAGAACGTAAAGGCTTTATGCCGGATTTAAGTATCGTCGATCTGCTATTTAATCAGGGGCCACAGGCACAGTTTTATATTTAA